One segment of Manihot esculenta cultivar AM560-2 chromosome 4, M.esculenta_v8, whole genome shotgun sequence DNA contains the following:
- the LOC122723556 gene encoding protein CASPARIAN STRIP INTEGRITY FACTOR 1-like, whose product MASSLMVLHKFTLLFLLASTAFLSPSFAGRRFKFMNKLANQVDMSFYEEVSKPSKQVDEASMIHERLLRANTKDYGNYDPAPALGKPPFKLIPN is encoded by the exons atggcttcttctctcatggttcttcaCAAGTTTACTCTTCTCTTCCTCCTTGCTTCAACTGCATTTCTTTCACCATCTTTTGCAG GTAGACGATTCAAGTTTATGAATAAGTTGGCGAACCAAGTGGACATGTCTTTTTATGAG GAAGTAAGCAAACCATCAAAGCAGGTGGATGAAGCAAGCATGATCCACGAAAGGCTTCTGCGAGCAAACACAAAAGACTATGGAAACTATGATCCTGCACCAGCTCTTGGTAAACCTCCTTTCAAGCTCATACCAAACTGA